One genomic region from Ovis canadensis isolate MfBH-ARS-UI-01 breed Bighorn chromosome 6, ARS-UI_OviCan_v2, whole genome shotgun sequence encodes:
- the HPGDS gene encoding hematopoietic prostaglandin D synthase has product MPNYKLIYFNMRGRAEIIRYIFAYLDIKYEDHRIDQADWPEIKSTLPFGKIPILEVDGLNLHQSLAIARYLTRNTDLAGKTELEQCQVDAIVDTLDDFMSRFPWAEKRQDIKNQIFKELLTCDAPPLLQSLDTYLGENEWFIGDSVTWADFYWEICSTTLLVFKPDLLDIHPRLVTLRKKVQSIPAIADWILRRPQTKL; this is encoded by the exons ATGCCAAACTAcaaactcatttattttaatatgaggGGGAGAGCAGAAATTATTCGTTATATATTTGCCTATTTGGACATAAAATATGAAGACCACAGAATAGACCAAGCTGATTGGCCTGAAATCAAGTCAA ctcTTCCATTTGGCAAAATCCCCATTTTGGAAGTTGACGGACTTAACCTTCACCAGAGTCTAGCAATAGCAAGATACTTGACCAGAAACACAG ATTTGGCTGGAAAAACAGAACTTGAACAATGTCAAGTGGATGCAATTGTGGACACACTGGATGATTTCATGTCTCGTTTTCCTTGGGCAGAGAAAAGACAAGATATAAAA AATCAGATATTTAAGGAGCTACTTACCTGTGATGCACCTCCTCTTCTGCAAAGTTTGGACACATACTTAGGGGAAAACGAGTGGTTTATTGGTGACTCT GTAACTTGGGCAGACTTCTACTGGGAAATTTGCAGTACCACACTTTTGGTGTTTAAACCTGATTTGTTGGACATCCACCCCAGGCTGGTGACATTACGGAAGAAAGTCCAAAGCATTCCTGCCATTGCTGACTGGATACTGCGAAGGCCCCAGACCAAACTCTAG